Genomic DNA from Deltaproteobacteria bacterium CG11_big_fil_rev_8_21_14_0_20_49_13:
GGCGTTCTTTGAGAGCCAGTGATCAAGTATGATCTCGTAAGGTATCCTGGCCTCTGCCGCCAGCCGCTTGATGAAATCGGAGAGGAATATGTTCTTTTCGCCGATATTCCTTCCTATGCCGGTTGCAACGCGTGCCCTGACCTGAAAGATAAAGTCGTTATTGTTCAGGGCATAGTTCATGATCCTTCCGAACTGGTCCTCGTTTATCCCCTTGGCCATGGTGAAAGAGAGCTGTGTTCTGATGCCGTATTCTTTGACGTTGGCAAGTGCTTTTAGTTTTATTTTGAGAAGCCTTGCGTTCTCTATCTTCTTAAAGACCCTGTCGGTGAACCCGTTCATGGAAAAATTAAGGTAGGAAAGACCGGCGTTCTTAAGGGACCTGACATAAGAATGGTTAGAGAGTCGTACCCCGTTGGTCACGACAGCGGTCATCTTGTTTCTCAAGGCGGCGTAACTTATCATCTCGGGAAGCTTTTCGTGTAGAGTGGGTTCGCCTCCGGAGAATATTATGGTGTGTCCCGGATAGGTCCTTATGAGCTCCTTGACATCGTTCAACTTAAAGTTGAGCCTCTTGTCCCTTTCCGTAAGGTAGCAGAGGCGGCAGTTCAGGTTGCATTCGTGAGCGATATTTATCATCAGCATTCTTTGCGAGGGTGGATATGGCTCTTTTTTATATCTTCCCTTAATGACCCTCTTAAAGAAGTTAAGGTCCTTTTCAAGGATCCCTTCGGTTATTCCGTGCTTAGGGCACTTTTTTAGGATGACGGCCTTCCCGTTCTTTGCAACTACCTGCGCGCTCACTATCCTGTAACATTCGCTACAGAGGCCTTTGGTTTTTTTCTTGAGAAGGTCCATAAATGTTATCATCCTTCGACACGCTCAGGATGAACGGGCCTCGATTCTACCACTAACTAAGATGGACAACAAACTAAAATTATAGTAATGATAATAACATGCCTCTAAAGATCGCACTTGTTCAGGTGGCCGACTTTGAGAAGCTCTATCACGTCCTTTATAATACCATCGGAAATTTTGCGGACGGTCCCGCGCCCGAGGCGAAGGGATTTATAGAAACGATCAAGAGGAGCCGAAAGCCCATCTATTCGCCTTATCCGCTGGGGATTCTGGCGCTCGCCGCCTACGCAAGGGAGAAGTTCGGGAAAAAGGTCGAGATTTCTGTCATCGACATGCTTCAGCAGAGGATAACTTCCGAAGAGCTTCTGGAGCGTCTTGACGGGATATCGCCAGATGTCGTGGGTTTAAGCGGTTTCTCCTTCTATGCCGACGAGATCCACAAGGTGGCCGGGCTCATCAAGAAAAAGGACAAGAAGTGCGTAGTTGCCTTGGGCGGTCCTTACGCCTCGGCGTCCACAAAACGCGCGGCGGGAGACAAGAATATTGACATTGTGGCTTTTGGAGAGGGCGAACTTTCTTTCGAGGAGATAATAAAGAGGGCGCTTAAGAAAAAGGGATTTAAAGGGATAGACGGCACCGCCTGCAGGAGCGGGAAGGGCGTCATTGTAAACCCGCAGATGAAGTTAATAGAGAATATCGATTCGCTCCCTTTTCCGGCCGTCGATCTCATAGATGTTATGGGTTACTCCGGCCAGTCGCCGCCGGTCTTTCGCTACTTTGGCGTTCCATGGATGCTTACGTTCAATTCAAGAGGGTGCCCTTACAAATGCGCCTATTGCCACAACATCTTTGGCAAGAGGACGAGGTTCATGTCGGTCAAACGCACGTTCGACGAACTTTCATATTATTATAAGCGATACGGCATCAGGGAGTTTCATGTGTGGGACGACATTTTCAATCTGGACGTGAGGCGCGGGATCGAGCTTTCCAAAAGAATAAAGGCGCTCAAGGCGGATTTAAGGTTCTATTACATGGGCGGCCTCCGGGCGGACATAATGAAAAAAGAGCTTTTAGACGCCATGATAAAGGCGGGTGCCTGTTACGTTTTTTACGCGGTAGAGAGCGGCTCTCCAAGGATACAAAAACTTATCTCAAAGAACCTGGACCTTAAAAAGGCGGCCGAGGCGATAAACTTCACGGCCGATGCAGGGATACTGACCAACACCTATAACATGCTTGGGTTCCCGACCGAGACAAGGGAAGAGATGCAGATGACCGTTGATTACAACCTGAGGCTAAGGCACCATTCCATGCAGATGTTCAAGGTGATCCCCCAGGAGGGGACGCGGCTCTACGACATGGTAGAGGCCGGCAGAAGGTCCGCTACGGGGACGACCGACATGTATACGGAATATACCTCTACCGTGGGCGCCGGTGTGAAGCCGCAGGAGTTCGAGGCGATGGTCAGAAAGGGTTTTAGAGATTTCTATCTTGACCCCAAAAGGATAAGGCGCGTGCTCAAGATGACGTCACCGATCCTTTCAAAGGAAGAGATATGTGCTACCTACAACGTTTACCTTCGCACGTTAAAGGCCGGTGATATATCGTCTTCCTCGGATGAGGTGAGGAGGGAGCTTAAAAAGCTCAGGAAGTTCGAACCCTGACATAACCTGTTGAAGGCAGCTCTCCTTCCGCGGGAATAACCGAATATCTGTACATGACGGGACTTTTGGGCAGCCTTTGCAGGTCCTTTGCGCCTTTTCTTATGGCCTCGATCGTGATTTCCGGGTCGTATTGATATGTGACGGTGTAAGTATCGAATCCGCCCGTCTTTTTTATGGGAGAAATTTCTGTTTCATGTCTGTAGAGCTCCCGAACAGGCAGGGGGATGTCGGGTCCGTTAAAGAACGAGGCGAAGAAGGAATATATCTGTTTGACAAGGTTTTCACTTTCTGGGCGGCTTTTGACGGGCGTTGGCGCTTTGTGCCATTTCATGAAGAGATGGAGAGGGTCATTCTTTGCGAGCGATACATAAAGAGAGGACCAGTAGGCCATCATGAACCCGTCAAAGAGGAAATGATAGAGGTATTTCAGCATTTCCCTTTTTACATGTTTGGCCCTTATATAATAACAGCCAAGGAACATCTCTTTGTATCTAAGAAGCATTCTTTTGTCGAACGAGAGGTATATGCCGCCCGCCTGATCTGAATGAAAGCCGTCGTAGAGAAGGTCCTTCTTGTATGTTTCCGAAAGTTCGGTGTTGACGTCGCAGGAAAGTATGTGGAACCGGATGCTTTGCTTATCTGAGAACGCTTTTTTTATCTCATCCTGAAGTCGCAGGGTCATTTTGATCTCTTCGATGGTCTCTTCGGGGAAACCAATGATGAACGAGGCGGTTAGACCTATTTTTTCTGCCGCGGTGGCCTTTAGCGTTCTGGTCACGCATTTAAGGTCTATATCCTTCTTTATGCTCCTTTGTATCTTTGGGGAGCCCGATTCTATCCCGTAAAATATGCCGGTGCATCCGGCCTTTGACATTAGTTTGAGCAGTTCTTTGTTCACCGTGTTTATTCTGGTGCTGCAGCGCCATTTGATCTCGTTCTTTTCCTTTATGAGCTTATGGCAGAGTTCGATCACCTGCGCGCGGTTCGTTATAAATGTGTCGTCTACAAAGACTATGGTAGAGGTGTTGAAAATATTACTTAAGAACCTCATTTCAAGAAAGGCCCTTTCGACGCTCTTTCTCCTTGTCCTTTTCCCCCAATATCTTGCGGTGGCACAATATGTGCAGTGGAAAGGGCAGCCGCGGGTCATTTCTATCGGTACCTTTGTGTTTGGGTAGACGGGGTAGAGGTGGTAAGCCGGAAGGGGGAGGGTGTTGATGTCTTCGATGAGAGGGCGGCCGGGGTTCACTATTATATTTTTGCCATTACGGTAGGATATTCCCTGGATATTTGCGAGGGAAGAGCCGGTTTCCAGGGCGCCGGTCAGTTCCTTGAATGTCGTCTCCCCTTCGCCCCTTACGATTATATCCACCGGGAAATTTTTTAGTATATCGTTCGCACAGAACGTGGCCTGCGGACCGCCGAAGACGATTGTGGTTTCGGGTGAGATTTTTTTAAGCTCTGTTGCGATCTTAAGGGTGTGGTGAAAACATGCCGAAAATGTAGAGAAACCGACGAGGTCGCATTTTTTTGAATGGATGAGCCTGGCGGCGGTCTTTTCGAAGTCACGCCCGTATTTGATAGAACCGTTCCTTACAAGAAGGGTGAGGTCTATGACCTCTATTTTATGCTCCTGCGGCGAAAACATCCCGGCGATGGAGAGGAGGCCAAGCGGAACATATGGCAGGCTGTATCTTGGATATGCCGCGTTTATGGACACCTGCGGTATTAAACAGATCTTCATCGGTTTGCCAGGGTTAGCAAAATTCGCGACCCCATAATTTTTCTAAAAATATGTTCCATGGCAGAATAGTTACGCCGTCAACTTGCCTAGGCCTTTCTTCAAACGAAACAAGGATGAAATGTTTTAGAGAGCTCTCCTCTTTTAAAGCCATGAGCCCTTTGAGATCTCTCTTGGAGATGACGCTCTTTGCCTTGACTTCGATGGCGGCGATATCGTCAAGCACGAAATCGACCTCAAATCCTGAAATGGTGCGCCAGTAACTGATATCGCCCAGCTTATTGTAATCCACAAAGCTCTTCAGCTCATGGAACATGTAAGATTCGAATGCATCCCCATATTCAGGAGAACCCGATTGAAGCCCCTTGCGATGTTGCAGGTACCTTGCCACGCCGATATCAAAAAAATAGAATTTAGCGGTTGAAAAGGTCTTTCTGGTCCTGTTCTTCTTCCACACCTTCACTTCATCGGCTATTAATGTGTCCTTCAATATTTGGTAATACTCCTGAACGGTCGTTCTTGCCACTTGCGCATCGCTACCTATCTCTGTGAAGTTTATCATTTTACCGTTGCTTAAAGCTGCCACTTCCAAGAATCGGCTGAACGAGGGGATATTCCTCACAAGCCCTTCGGACGCTATTTCCTCTTTTAAATAATCACCCGTGTAACTTTCAAGGTCCTCGTGCGGGCTATTTGAAAAATAAATGGACGGTATGGTGCCCGTATCGAGGGCCTTTTTGAGGTTGAACCTCTCTTTAAGCTCTGCCCAAATGAAAGGATGCAGATGCCTTGACCTTGCCCTTCCGCCCAAAAGGTTCGCCCCGCCTCTTCTTAATTTTCTGGCGCTGGAACCTGTCAGCAGGAAATTAACGCCTTTCTCTTCTATTAATCTATGGACCTCGTTTAGAAGTGACGGCAGTTTTTGTATCTCATCTATAATAACGACCTTATTTTCGCCCAGCTCCTGTCCCAGCCTTTCGGGGGACCTGCTCAAAGAAAGAAGAGTGTGACTGTCTAAAAGGTTATATAAAGTGTATTTCGAAAGGGTCTCTTTTATTAAAGAGCTTTTACCCGTTTGCCTTGGGCCAAAGAGAAAATAAGATTTTTCTTTAATAATATCTGACAGTTGCAGTATTCTGGGTATATACATAACGCCTCACTTGTCGTCATATATCATAATATATGACGACTATGTTGTCAATTAAAAGTATTTGTCAATGTGGAGCAAGCATAAAATCTTTGGGAAAGCGTTCTAAATTTCGCTTTACCTGTTCATTAAGCCTTTTCGTGCTTACCCCATATATTTTTGCAAAAGGATCGGACCCCTAGGGGGGGGTATGTTTTTATAGTGTTGCGATGGATGAAGGGATGCTGTTTTATTCGCGTCGTGCAATGAAAGTGGTGTGAAAAAAGGGTCGGACCCTTTGAGGGTGGATGGTGAGGGGCCGAGGGGGAGGGGTTCAAATTAAAAAAAGGCCGCATCAAGGCGCCCTCACTGCCCCGCGCGGCCTTTGGCTTAACTTACTAGCTATGATTACGGCTGTTTAAACTCCTCCGCGCCAATGTCGATTTTTCCATCTGTAAGTCGTTGAGTGTTAAAAACGTCAAATGCGAGCTCATCTGCAACATCGGGCTGACAATATGGAGTGATTAGTTTAAAATTGAGGCCATGAAATCAAAAATAAAAGAGCAGTTTTTGACGGAGGCAAAGGGGCACAAAAGAGCGGTGGTTATTGACATAGACAGCTACAATGATCTTATGGAGGACGTTTTTGACCTAAGAACAGTTGCCGAGCGGAAAAATAATCCAAAGTGTCCATCAACTCATTTTATTCTTAAGCTGAAAAAATGGCATCTTATAAGCTTTTCTTTGATCATGATGTAGAAAAAGATCTAGCAAAAAACCCCAAAGTTGAAGTTCGTAAAGTAATGTTAAAGGTGATGAGACTGCATGAGAATCCTCATCCGCCGCAAAGTTTAAAACTTGAGAGCTCTGATAAAACATTCAGATTGCGTGTCGGAGATTATAGGACGATCTATCAAATCGATGAAGGCCCTAAAACTATAACGGTCTATCGCGTAAGACATCGAAAGGATGCGTACAGATCTAGATAAAACTAAGACACTCTTCCACCGTTGCGACCCCTATCGCCTCCATCCCCTTTGGCGGTTTTACTTTTGTGTTGGACCTAGGCATGAGCACGCGCTTGAATCCCATCTTGCTCGCCTCCGAGAGGCGCATTTCAATTCCCGATACCGCGCGTACCTCGCCCGTGAGGCCGACCTCGCCTAAGATCAGCGTGTGAGGGTCGATGGGCTTATTCTTGAAGCTCGACGTTATCGAGGTGATAATTCCAAGGTCGACCGCCGGCTCATTCACCTTAAGCCCTCCCGCAACGTTCAGAAAGATATCCTGATCGTTCAAATGAAGGCCCACGATCTTTTCGAGCACCGCCACCAAAAGCGCCACACGGCCCGAGTCCATGCCTATGGCCGTTCTTCTTGGTTGAGCAAATCCGGAAGAGGTGACAAGCGCCTGTATCTCAACAAGGACCGGCCGAGAACCTTCGAGCGAGGCCACAACCACAGAACCCGCGGCCCCTTCCGGCCTTTCGGCGAGAAAGAGGCTTGAAGGGTTTAAGACCTCTTTAAGACCCTTTCCCGTCATCTCAAAGACGCCTATCTCGTTAGTTGAGCCGAAGCGGTTCTTGACCGCGCGAAGGAGCCTGAACGGATGCCCGCGCTCCCCTTCGAAATAAAGGACCGTGTCTACCATGTGCTCCAGGACCTTTGGCCCGGCTATCGCGCCGTCCTTTGTAACGTGGCCCACGAGCATGGTAGATGTGC
This window encodes:
- a CDS encoding ATPase, which translates into the protein MYIPRILQLSDIIKEKSYFLFGPRQTGKSSLIKETLSKYTLYNLLDSHTLLSLSRSPERLGQELGENKVVIIDEIQKLPSLLNEVHRLIEEKGVNFLLTGSSARKLRRGGANLLGGRARSRHLHPFIWAELKERFNLKKALDTGTIPSIYFSNSPHEDLESYTGDYLKEEIASEGLVRNIPSFSRFLEVAALSNGKMINFTEIGSDAQVARTTVQEYYQILKDTLIADEVKVWKKNRTRKTFSTAKFYFFDIGVARYLQHRKGLQSGSPEYGDAFESYMFHELKSFVDYNKLGDISYWRTISGFEVDFVLDDIAAIEVKAKSVISKRDLKGLMALKEESSLKHFILVSFEERPRQVDGVTILPWNIFLEKLWGREFC
- a CDS encoding DNA repair protein RadA; this encodes MTKSSTVFSCQNCGAQSPKWMGRCPECGQWNTYIEEAASEDIKPARSSMAPAANFTPTPLPEISSDKSAHRPVGIGELDRVLGGGLVPGSVTLIGGDPGIGKSTIVMQALGSITSASKVSNQQGRKVLYISGEESAPQIKLRAERLGVDQQEIFVLTENCLERLLEEIKKLKPSIIAVDSIQTIYSNNITSAPGTVSQVRESAGQLLYYSKASGTSTMLVGHVTKDGAIAGPKVLEHMVDTVLYFEGERGHPFRLLRAVKNRFGSTNEIGVFEMTGKGLKEVLNPSSLFLAERPEGAAGSVVVASLEGSRPVLVEIQALVTSSGFAQPRRTAIGMDSGRVALLVAVLEKIVGLHLNDQDIFLNVAGGLKVNEPAVDLGIITSITSSFKNKPIDPHTLILGEVGLTGEVRAVSGIEMRLSEASKMGFKRVLMPRSNTKVKPPKGMEAIGVATVEECLSFI
- a CDS encoding type II toxin-antitoxin system mRNA interferase toxin, RelE/StbE family yields the protein MASYKLFFDHDVEKDLAKNPKVEVRKVMLKVMRLHENPHPPQSLKLESSDKTFRLRVGDYRTIYQIDEGPKTITVYRVRHRKDAYRSR